The nucleotide sequence CCTTCCTGGGCGCGCTCAAGAAGCTCACCTTCCTCGAGCCCTCCTTCAACTCGCTCACCGGGGCCATCCCGGCGTCGCTGGGGGCCATCCCCAACCAGTCCGGCATCAACCTCAGCCGCAACCGCCTCACGGGCGCCATCCCGATGTTCCTCAGCAAGTCTGCGGACCAGGTCTACCTCTGGCTGTCGCACAACAACCTCACGGGCCCCCTCCCGGCCGGCTTCGCCGCCGTGAACTTCACGCACTTCGACCTGTCGCGCAACGCCCTGACCGGCGACGCGTCGGGCCTCTTCGGCCGCGGGAAGGAGTTGCAGTACATGGACCTGTCCCGCAACGACTTCAATTTCGACCTATCAGCCGTGGTGCTCCCGGAGCAGATCTACACCGTCGACCTGAGCCACACTGCCATCCATGGCATCATCCCGGCGCAGGTCGCGAGCGCCGCCAACCTGAATTTCTTCAACATCAGCTACAATAGGCTCTGCGGCCGCGTGCCGACCGGCGGGAACATGGCGAGGTTCGATCTCTACAGCTTCCAGCACAACAAGTGCCTCTGCGGTGCTCCCCTACCTCCATGCAAGAAATAGATGTAATTATATATCTTATGGGTTTGACAGAATAATTAACGAGATGTTGATATTCATATGTCAACCAATTCGACTGTATTGATGTCTCTGGATCAAGAATTGTGCTGAAATAAAGTCAAGATGACTATATATAGGGAGGTAAAGTTGCCGGCTAGCTTTGGTACTTCTCTGTTTTTACCAGTATTTTAAATAGCGGATATACTAAATAGCGGACCTTCATATATAGCGAAGCTACTGCGGCTATTCTATACATGAAACCATTCAGCGATACCCTACTTAAAAGGCTATAGCGGAGCTGGCTATAGCCGGTTATTTAAAACTATGGTTTTTAGTGTCTGACTAAGATTTATAAGTGGAAATCACAAGTTATCTGGTGTAGTTCAAAGATCCTAGATAGTTTGACCACGGTCAAAATTTAGATTTACAATATAATTTTTCTTTATTTCCTTTCTGATGTTCTTCCGTTTTAGAAGTTTGCAATTTTTGAGATAGATCAACGGCGCAAATAAAAACTTATCTCTCGTTTAGAAAAGGgacatatgtactccctctgtccggaattacTCGTCGCAAATATGGGTAAaatggacgtatctagaactaaaatacatctaaatatatttatttcttcaacaagtatttccggacggagggagtataatttatgGACCCACCCTTCAGGTCTTGCGTGGTCAGAAAGTCAACTTCGTTTATTTTGACCACTAAATTAAccgttatgacaggtggggcccacatgTCGGCATTCTCCTCTCTCTATTTGGCATTTCAACAAACACCTTTTGTACATTGGATAGCACCACCGCACCGACCGTGTGGACGCCAGGCGGGACCTGCTCGCTGCCTTCCATCGAGGTGAGGATGCTCCACGGCCTCCTGGGCTTCCCGAACTACACCTTCACACGCTCATGGTGGCCATGGCCAGGAACACAGGGTgtttcatgagccgcaccttcagtCGTGCAGCACCACAACACCTTTAGTTGACGAGCGCAGTGGCCCACGGCAAGTCTAGTTCGGTTGGTGCAAAATtcagattttaaaaatgttcacataaATTTAAAAAATGTACATGAATTTATAAATATTTCTATTTTTTAAATCATAACGTTAAGAAAATGtgtctgattttttttaaattaaattTTTTTAAAAATGGTCTAGAATTTGAAATATGTGTTGACAAATTTAAAATTGATTCTGAACATTGGGAAAATACAAATTAAAAAcaccaataataataataataataatatccaAAAAACAAATAGAAAACTATACCAGAAATGAAGAAAACCTGACGGAAACCCAGcagaaaaaatgcaaaaaaacCCAGAGAAAAAAACACAACTATCTACACTAGAAGACGACCCATGTGCgaagaataaaaaaaattgagggcTTGTGCGAAGAATAAATTCTACGCCACTACCGTAGAATAGTCCAAAGAGCCACATAACTCCTGTgaggaaaagaaagaagaagcccaCCTTACTTAGTTGGAGGCCATGCCCATGATGACGGCCCATGTCGCCCATGATAATGAGCGTGTCCTGCAAGCAGCCGCCACCAATCCAGTTCCATTGCCTAAAAAAAACCAATCCGTTTCCTAGTCTGCGCAGTGCCCGCGCTTTCATAAGAGGCATACGCAGCCTCTCACGCAGATCGTCAGTGGTGCCTCCTCCTCCATTGTTTCCCGTCCGCTGCAGCCTGCAGGTACGGCAGCGGCGGCCATGGAAGGAGAAGCACTGCCGCCGTGGCCTCCGGCGGCGGCTGCATCGGAGGTCCGCTTCCGTTTCCGCGGAGAAGTGGCCCTCAACGGCGACAAGAAGCCGAGCGACCAGCCGTGCACCTTGCGCCTGCGTGGCGGCCTGGTCTTGTCCCATGCGCCGCGCGGGTTCGGGCCAAGGGGCCGGCCGGTCGACGTGACCAATCAAGTCGTCAGGAAGCTCGACGTACAGTTCAAGATCCTCGATCACTCTGTCTTCCAGTGCAGCAAGCTCTCCGGCAAACTCATCCGAGACATGCTCGCCGTTGCGGTGGCGCTGACCAACGAAAGCGAGTGCAAACTCCCCGCCGACGCTGCAGATTCAAGCCAAACGCCCGTTGACCTGGCCACGATGATCGTTGAGTCAATTGGCCGTGAGATCGACGAGATCGTCGCCGCCGGGAGCGTCGTCCCTGGCTACGACTTATACTTGGAGATACCCCAGGTCTGCATAACCCTGGTGTACGAGGCCAAGGCGCTGCTCCTCGCTTGCAAAGAAGCCGCCGCCGCGAAGACCGAGGCTGCCACCGGGGTCGTGGCACTCTGTGGCCGAAAGCGCCGCCGTGAGCCTGATGAGGTGTGCGCCATCTGTTTGTTGGACTTAGAGACCGAGGACGAGGAGAAGGTCCGGCTGCCATGCTCCCATGCCTTCCATACACCGTGCATCGAGCCGTGGTTCGACAAGGCGTCGACGTGCCCCACTTGCCGGCTTGACATTATGAAGTGCTTTAGCTTTGTCAGGTCAGCGCCTCTAGGGAATTCAAATATCTCCGAGCCGGCGATGAGCCATTCATGAATGACGTAGACGAAGCCGATATTTTTCTTTTCTACATATGGACGATGCATACAgctactttattaattattctcacaaaacTTTACAAATCAATACAACAGTAAAACTAAAGCCGCCATCTAACCAACAAACTattgctacacctatccagttgatgaaggggcgcagatagcctgggcctaataccaaacagacatcgcagccaagcctaacatctaagacctgagatccCAGCCTAGCCACTTGCCGgatctggggcacacactggtccggcgtgctctcagaggccgccgccgccaactgccaccgctccatcttcagaaatgtgctgatgcatcaaccttgctcgatCCATCTATCGTCGACTCCACCACGGCtgggcacctcctccctgcgcgcaaacagctgaacacgtcgcggtcgccactgatacatctcagcgccatgctgccaagtatcaacaaccgacacagcttgaagtctttggaGGATATGTCATGTGTTGCACCTGtcgaccaggcatgaccaagcgtagcacctgtcggtcaggcatgacttgacatctcaaccgaagctccgtgcaagacgaagtcgctccacctcctgcctctgacttccagcgctgctccacaaatgaTGCTCCCAAGAAAGAAACGACACGGCAGTGCCGCCATCGttcgatctggaacaccagatcctagggtttccccggaGCAACACGAGtaggtcgacagtagttacacgacgatgccttcatcaaggtgaCGGTGTAGAACGCCGCCATCtcctgccgtcggctcggttttcaccgacaaccatgtctccccaactcgcagccaggggcggagccagaattTTTTGTCATTGGGTTCACTCATAAACTCATTATAAAGATTTGGTATGCTATATTTAAGTGTAAAGTCTAATTTTACACAAGTTTAAGCAAGAGTATAGCACTAAAAATAACATACACATGCTATTACTTATCACAAATTGGGTTACATTGAAAGCTGAAGTGCAAGACATACCTGTTGGATGAAATTATAAATTGAGTTCCTTACATATTAAAAATAGAGTAATACCAAGAATACTTTGCAGCCCTGGTTGTAGCTTCTCATCTTCCTAAAAACATTAAAAAATGATAAGTTAGTTTGAGAAGTTTAAAAACAAGTATCATCATGCGAAAGAAGTTGTAAAGTCACTTAAATTTTAGAGTGTCCGCTTTCGATTTTCATCTACTTAAAAGGATCAAACACCAGATCATTACTAGTGGCAGAAAACATATCCTTCTCCGCATAGCAAATTAAACAATCACTGATGAGCCAATCATCAATTTTATTGTGCAATTTTTTTCTTCACAACATTCGTAGCTGAAAAGCATCCATCCACAGATGTTGTGACAACAAACAGTATTATTACTAGCTTTAGAAGTTGATAGCCCAGAGGAAAAGTAATATCTTATTTGTCCGCATCATTAGTTTGGACTAAATCTAAGTTTAGTATCTCCAATTTCTCTTTGTGGATAATCCAAATTAAGCGGTAACATTTGAAGCCCCTTATATAGTTATAAATATATCTCATCTAGTTCCTTAGAATTTCTCGTGTACTCAATTTTTTTCCTATAAATCAGATCATAAGGCAACTTGTCTTAATTAATTCCTCTTTGTATAGAATGCCTCACAAGACTACTTGGAGTCGTATTTGGTGCACTTTGCCTACCTCTAATGGATGACCTCAATCTAGTGATCAGTTTATATCTGAAAAATACTATCTTATGGCCTAGATCAATCAAAATACAGGGAATAGCAATTAGAAAACTACACCATGTTTAACGGAGAGGAGATCTGATGATGCGACTCAGTACCTTGAATTTTTGGTTTATATTAGGCGGCAAGGTTGCCGCCCAGACCCACCCTTGTCGGCGGGGCTCATCGCCGTTGCCGCCCAGACCTACCCTTGTCGGTGGGGCTCGTCGCCGGCTGAGGAGATTGGGAGAGAGTCCACGAAGCAAACGGCGAAAGGTCGTGGTGCTGGCGGCTGCCTGTGTACGCGTACATGTCTACAGGAAAATAGGAATACCTAGAAGGGTCACGAAGCCACGAACTTGCCTGGCAGGCTGTCACGGATGGAGTTCACTTTACGGGCTTTTGGGCTTCTTGCGTTGCATTGTAAGTTTAATGGGTTCAAGCCCTATTTTCCACTGGGTTCATGCAAGTACATATACGTATACATATACCCGGCCAGGAAAAGTCGTTGGGTTCAACTGAACCCAACGCTATTACGCTGGCTCCGCCCCtgctcgcagccgggactagatgatggatctcgagatccgatcaccaagcttctggccggccaccgccaacgaagaagatgaccaccatcACTGGCTACACCGGCTAGAACAGATCTGCCATGGGTGCCGCCAAGTAGTCCACCAAGCCCTCGGTGCCGTCGTCGATCTAGACATGCCGCCAAAGaccgcgtcgcgccgccgcccgatccaggccagccgccgcagcagccgccCGTGACCCGAGGcagccgaccgccgccgccattGAAGCCAACGCCGTTGCTTCTAGATCGGCTGCACCTCCACGCATGTTGGGGTCCCGCCACCCCTGAGATGCGGGAGGGAGGAagagcccccgccaccgccgtcggcctccGGGCGCAAGCCGGCGGCGTCCTCCGACGGTggcgggaggaggggaggaggatgggctaggccccggcggcggctagggttggggagccCAAGTCGCCCGAGGCGGGGGCGACCCGAGGAGCCTCTGCCAACACGTTCATACTCCATAATGAACTAATTACCTCAAAGCAATGTATAGTATAGTTGCAGGTTTGGTTATTTCTCAAGAGAGCCATCTCTAGCTTGCCACTCGTAGTGCTAGTTTCAGTTCCTGGGTGACTGGCATGGATTCGGGAGCGGAGCACCGCAGAGACATCTGTTGTGCTCGAAGCTGTGGACATCGAACCTCGCCGCCACGCCGTCCGGCACCGCACCGCAGAGCCGGTTGTAGCTAACGTCGAAGACTGCAGGTCGGTCAGATTCGCCACCAGCGCCCCGCCGGGAGCGGCCGTACATCCTGTTGTGGCTGACGTCGAGCGAGGCCAGCCGGTCCGTCAGGTGCACCCGGGACATGTCGAAGCTGAACGCGTTGGGCCACAGGTTGACGCTGACCAGCTCCGTGCTCCCGGGGCCGGGGCCGAACAGCACCGAGGCGTCGCCGGTGAGCCGGTTGCACGACAGGTCGATCAGCACGAAGCGCACGGCCAAGAAGTCGGCCGGGATGCTGCCGGACAGGTTGTTGTGGGAGAGGTCGAGGAACGCCAGGTGCCCGGCGCTGCTGAAGAGCAGCGGCGGGACGCTGCCGACGTACGAGGCGGTTGTCGTTGAGGTAGATGCTGTTGAGGAGCGGGGCCGCGGAGAGCGACGGCGGGATGGAGCCCGTGAGCGAGTTGCCGGAAAGATCCAGCGACTGGAGCTCGGGGAGCGCGCCCAGGAAGGATGGCACGGGGCCCGAGATGCCGGTCTTCGAGATGGTGAGCTTGAGCAGCCCCGAGAGCCTGGCGAGCGCCGCGGGGATGGCGCCGGACACGCCGGGGAGCTTGTAAAGCTCGAGGCTCCGCAGGCAGGTGAGCCCCGCGATGGCGTGGCCGGGCACAGGGCCGGTGACGCCGTTCTCCTGCATGACGACGAGGCCGACGACGCGGCCCGTGGAGCCTTCGCAGTCGACGTTGGGCCAGGCACAACACGGGATGTCCGGCGTCCAGGACGCAAAGTAGGAGGCGTTATTGAAGGCTGCCTTCACGGCGACCAGCGCCGCTCTGTGGACGGCGTGGCATCTCCTCAGGGCGGCTGACGCtgagatggcgaggaggaggaggagcaggacggCGAGTGCGTGGTGCTGTATGTTGTGTCATGCCATGTGTGTGTTATGTGTGACCACGGTCAAAATTAGTTTTACATTATAAATTTTCTTTATTTCCTTTCTGATGTGTCCTTCGGTTTTAAAAGTTTGTGATTTTTGAGACAGATCAACGGTGCAGATTAAAACTTATCTCTCCTTTAAAAGGGGCCATATGTATAACTTGTAGACCGTCACGGTGTAACATGGTCAGAAAGTTAACTCTGTTTATTTTGACCATTAAGTTGAccgttatgacaggtggggcccacacgTCGGCATATCCTCCTCCTCTTTGTTTGTTTGGCATTTcaacaaacaccttgtgtgcatcgGCCAGCACCACCGCGCCGATCGTATGGACGCCGGCGGGGACCTACTGGCTGCCTTCCATCGAGGTGAGGATGCTCCTCGACCTCGTGGGCTTCCCGAACTGCACCTTCACACGTTCATGGCGGTCGCGGCCAGGAACACAAGGTGCTTCATGAACTGCACGTTCAGCCAGGTAGCACCACAACAGATTCAGTCGATGAGCGCAGCGGCCCATGGCAAGTCCAGTCCGGCAAGTGCGGAAGCCCGCGACAAGTCTAGTTTGGATGGTCCAAAAATTCAGATTTAAAAAATGTTACCAAAATTATAAAAAATGCACATGAATTTAACAATATTGTGAACTTAAATGTCTTGCTAACATTTTTAGAAAAAACATAAATTTTTGAAAATATGTGTaaattttaaaaaatttaaaaataaaattaGAAAAAATGGTCACGAATTTGAAATATATGTTGACAAATTTAAAATTGATCATGAACGTTGGGAAATGCAAATTAAAAAACACCAATAAtaatattaataataataataataaagataaAATAGAAAACCATACCAAGAAGGATAAGAACCAGAGGAAACATagcagaaaaaaataaaataaaaacccaaGAGAAAAGAAAACACTACTATCTACACTAGCGGGTGAACCTTCTTACTGGGCGGCCATCACGGATCCTGTGCAAAGAATAAATTCTAGCACCTTGTGTAGAATAGGAAATTTCTCCCAAGGGTAGTTCTCAAAACAAAAATGCTCCTGTGAGGAAAAGGAGGAAGCCCATGCCTATGATGACGGCCCATGTCGCCCAGTGCTAGAAAAACAAAAAACCCATGTCGCCCATGATGATGAGCGTGTTCTGCACGCAGCCGCCTCCAATCCAATCCGGTTCCTAGTCTGTGCAGCAGTGCCCGCGCTTTCATAAGAGACATACGCAGCCTCGCACGCACATCGTCAGTGCTGCCTCGTCCTCGACTGTTTCCTGTCCGCCGGTCCCCGTTGGCCCTGGCCGCTACAGGTACGGCAGCGGCGGCCATGGAAGCACTGTCGCCGTGGCCGCAGGCGGCGGCTGCGCCGGAGATCCGCTTTGGTTTCCATGGAGCACTGACCCTCAGCCTCGAGCTGAAGCCGAGCGACAAGTCGTGCACCATGCGCCTGCGTGGGGGCCTGGTCCTGTCCCATGCGCCGCGCAGGGCCGGGCCGGTCGACGTCGTGACCAATCAAGTCGTCAGGAAGCTCGACCTACAGCTCGAGATCACCGATCACGCCGTCTTCCAGTCTGGCAAGGACTGCAGCCAACTCATCGACGATATGCTCGCCACCGCGGTGAAAAGGGAGTACGACGACCTCCCCGCCAACGCTACGGATTCAATCCATATGCCCCTTGACCTAGCCACGATGATCGTTGAGTCGATTGGCCGCGGGATCGACGAGATCGTCGCCGCCGGGGGCGTCGTCCCTGGCTACGAATTAGATCTCGAGCTACCCCAGGCCTGTATAACCCTGGTCTACGAGCCCAGGGCGCTACTCCTCGCCTGCAAAGAAGCCGCCGCTGCGGAAACCAAGGCTCCCACCGGAGTTGTGGCACTCTGTGGCCGAAAGCGCCGCCGTGAGGCTGATGACCCGTGCGTCATCTGTTTATTGGACTTGGAGagtgaggaggacgacgaggagcagGTCCGGCTGCCGTGCTCCCATGCCATTCATACACCGTGCATCGAGCTGTGGTTCGACAGGGCGTCCACGTGCCCGACTTGCCGGCTTGACATTATGGAGTGCTTTAGCTTTGCCAGATCAGCGCCTCCAAGGAGTTCAGATATCTCCGATCGAGCCGGAGATGAACCATTCATAAATGACGTCCAGCCAGGTCAGCCCGTCCGTCAGGTGCACCCGGGACATGTCGAAGCTCAGCGCGTTGCGCCACAGGTTGACGCTGACCAGCTCCGTGCTCCCGGGGCCGAACAGCACCGAGGCGTCGACGGTGAGCCGGTTGCACGACAGGTCGATCAGCACGAAGCGCACGGCCAAGAAGTCGGCCGGGATGCTGCCGGACAGGTTGTTGTGGGAGAGGTCGAGGAACGCCAGGTGCCCGGCGCTGCTGAAGATCGAGCAGCGGCGGGACGCTGCCGACGTACGAGGCGGTTGTCGTTGAGATAGATGCCGTCGAGGCGCGGGGCCGCGGAGAACGACGGCGGGATGGAGCCCGCCCGTGAGCGAGTTGCCGGAGAGATCCAGCGACTGGAGCTCCGGGAGCGCGCAAGGAAGGATGACACGGGGCCCGAGACGCCGCTCTGCGAGATGGTGAGGTCGAGCAGCCCCGAGAGCCTGGCGAGCGCCGCGGGGATGGCGCCGGACACGCCGGGGAGCTTGTAAACCTCGAGGCTCCGCAGGCGGGTGAGCCCTGCGATGGCGTGGCCGGGCACGGGGCCGGCGACGCCATCGTCCAGCAGGATGTCAAGGCTGACGACGCGGCCCGTGGAGCCTTCGCAGTCGACGCCGGGCCAGGCACAGCACGGGATGTCCGGCGTCCAGGAAGCGAAGTAGGAGGCGTTGTTGAAGGCCGCCTTCACGGCGACCAGCGCCGCGCTGTCCACGGCGTGGCATCTCCTCGGGGCGGCTGACGCtgagatggcgaggaggaggaggagcaggacggCGAGTGCGGGCAGGCTGCGCATGCTTTTTGTGTCCACCATGGCTGTACGAGTGCGTGGTGCTGTATGTTGTGTCTTGTGCCATGCCATGTGTGTGTTATATGTGGGCACGATTACATATTGCAAAGTTTTGGCGCCACTGGGTTGTTTGCAGTTGATTCACGACCAGTGCATGTGTGGTGCGCTGCGCATGTGTGTGATACAGCACCTTTGGATAGTTAGATTTGAAGTTCGAAGGTGTGTTTAGCTCTTATCTAGATGAGAAATAACTATGTCTCATCTGACTCCTACATTGTTGGATTTTAAATAAAGTTTCGTATTGATGATCGACTCTCAAATCCGTATCCGTGGACTGTTACCCCTCAGTCCGCAGGCAGATATTGTGTCCCGTATGAAAGGCAGCGTTGGAGACGCCCTTATCAGTTAAATGAAAAATGAAGATGGGGGCTGGGGATTGCAGATCGAGGGAACAATCACAATGTTCTGTACTGTCGTGAACTACGTTGCTCTGAGATTGCTTTGGGAGGGGCTAGATTCATGTTGCGAGCTCGGAGTTGGATCTTGGACCGAGCAATGCTAGACCTACGTACAAGTCCTATGTAATTAGCGCTACGTGCTGATGTGGCCCAAATTAGTTGGGCCAGGATTAGCGCCCGGGCCCCCACACGACTGAAATCAGGGGGCGAAGGAGAGGATTTAGGAAGGTTACGTAAGTTGCCTACGTAGGTTTACCTAGGTATAGCATTTTTGATCTTGGACCATTGTGGGGACGATTCTTTCTTTCGGTATGCAGGAAAAATAGTCGGAATGTCCAAGTACATGTGTGTATGCATTTTCTTTTGCAATTGATCTCCAAAGGGAATGGAATATAAGATAGGCAGCCTGAATTTATATCTTCATTTTTTTAGTTTATATACTTATCTTGTACTCTACATATTTGTGTGGGATTTTCAACCTAACGAGATCCCCTGTTTGACATTtccccaacttcttccttttggttcTTGGGGTATATGACTGGTCCGGGAACAACCCATTGCCACC is from Triticum aestivum cultivar Chinese Spring chromosome 3A, IWGSC CS RefSeq v2.1, whole genome shotgun sequence and encodes:
- the LOC123059196 gene encoding polygalacturonase inhibitor-like gives rise to the protein MRMHSHALLVLLFCSLLVLVGPANAEPSPDPTYKDCHPGDKAALLAVKAALGEPYLLSGWIPDRPCCDWNGVSCDHFTGRVVSLAVFQDANITGTIPSALAGLPHLQDLTLRHLPLLSGPIPPAIGKLSNLSSLRISWTAVSGPVPSFLGALKKLTFLEPSFNSLTGAIPASLGAIPNQSGINLSRNRLTGAIPMFLSKSADQVYLWLSHNNLTGPLPAGFAAVNFTHFDLSRNALTGDASGLFGRGKELQYMDLSRNDFNFDLSAVVLPEQIYTVDLSHTAIHGIIPAQVASAANLNFFNISYNRLCGRVPTGGNMARFDLYSFQHNKCLCGAPLPPCKK